From Humibacter ginsenosidimutans, a single genomic window includes:
- a CDS encoding ANTAR domain-containing response regulator produces MTDTENTAAPRRVVVAEDESLIRLDIVEILRDNGFEVVGEAGDGETAVALATELRPDLVIMDVRMPQLDGIEAAKRLSDGHIAPVVLLTAFSQKELVDRASDAGALAYVVKPFTPNDLLPAIEIALARYQQIIALEAEVADLNERFETRKLVDRAKGLLNEKMGLSEPEAFRWIQKASMDRRLTMHDVAKAIIDQLAPKK; encoded by the coding sequence GTGACCGACACTGAGAACACCGCTGCACCCCGTCGAGTGGTCGTCGCGGAAGACGAATCGCTGATCCGCCTCGACATCGTCGAGATCCTTCGCGACAACGGGTTCGAGGTCGTCGGTGAGGCCGGAGACGGCGAGACCGCCGTCGCGCTCGCCACCGAGCTGCGCCCCGACCTCGTCATCATGGACGTGCGTATGCCGCAGCTCGACGGCATCGAGGCCGCCAAGCGGCTCTCCGACGGACACATCGCTCCCGTCGTGCTGCTCACCGCGTTCAGCCAGAAGGAGCTCGTCGACCGCGCGAGCGACGCCGGCGCGCTCGCCTATGTCGTCAAGCCGTTCACGCCGAACGACCTGCTGCCCGCGATCGAGATCGCCCTGGCCCGTTACCAGCAGATCATCGCCCTCGAGGCCGAGGTCGCCGACCTCAACGAGCGCTTCGAGACGCGCAAGCTCGTCGACAGGGCCAAGGGCCTGCTGAACGAGAAGATGGGTCTCTCGGAGCCCGAGGCGTTCCGCTGGATCCAGAAGGCATCCATGGACCGCCGCCTCACCATGCACGATGTCGCGAAGGCGATCATCGACCAGCTCGCGCCGAAGAAGTAG
- a CDS encoding hotdog fold thioesterase: protein MSDTGDATSTTDALAYVRERGMGALAAKMGIEMVEFTLDRAVATMPVDGNTQPAGLLHGGAYVVLGESLGSMSANLWAGEGRLAVGIEINATHTRSATSGIVTGVCTPVHLGRTLTTHEIAITDEQGRRCSTIRITNLIKDRA from the coding sequence ATGTCCGACACCGGTGACGCGACCTCGACGACGGATGCCCTGGCCTATGTCAGAGAGCGCGGAATGGGCGCCCTCGCGGCGAAGATGGGCATCGAGATGGTGGAGTTCACGCTCGACCGCGCCGTGGCCACGATGCCTGTCGACGGCAACACCCAGCCGGCCGGCCTGCTGCACGGCGGCGCGTACGTCGTGCTCGGTGAGAGCCTCGGATCGATGTCGGCCAACCTGTGGGCGGGTGAGGGTCGACTCGCCGTCGGCATCGAGATCAACGCCACGCATACCCGCTCGGCCACGAGCGGGATCGTCACGGGCGTGTGCACGCCCGTTCACCTGGGACGCACGCTGACGACCCACGAGATCGCGATCACCGACGAGCAGGGCAGACGCTGCTCGACGATCCGCATCACGAACCTCATCAAGGACCGCGCGTAA